Proteins found in one Venturia canescens isolate UGA chromosome 8, ASM1945775v1, whole genome shotgun sequence genomic segment:
- the cic gene encoding uncharacterized protein cic isoform X12, translating to MHPAVVVILSPSSRHTPAISSLLSSLWIRERGEMLTAHPEMHEKRESLRGGGQYGTGGGGGAATMDDKSEQQPPPPPPPQRDPTDPSISAKKLPKKRKFDPSELEDMDITSNVVSNVSNIVGNVGGIRTNPPPPPPVQTVNQSPLVQHSNIPILQPQASPHQQQQQQQQQQQPTECYQQASPVQSVVVLPPQSTAVDYSLREEPQRLRPRQSTVAMVDLGEWCGTRVLALRDSRYYPGVIRNASHGEVFIEFDGEGKLVKYTDVFGAGKYDVIGDAIPSLEQVTLDAKVCFKCPTPNGHIDAMTNVFVRGTVCKIFAPTKRFSVKIPTDGDQSDSYVVKRADLRLLQPPWVDELEDVLKESEPMRPESVDHGYRNTLEGPVPGPILQQQLHHPPHMSAHETSAYYRTASTSPLMTLGTTAHSANTTPCNGSRPYDDLDSDDDLGREDITFPSDAGSSKRSSMQSRGSTSSLVEQRSITPRSQAATPRSQAATPHKYNKGDVVTAASGIRKKFNGKQWRRLCSKEGCSKESQRRGYCSRHLSSKGSGFRGPTGNFQSGKVDGEETSRDSDTSPNYVDRRIAGRFDQDETEAANMLVSLGSSRSATPAFSSPTAHSSISPCINQSPVPPLGLNQNNVFMPISSPAHHATSLIPPGAKWTQPTQPNFVPQYQQQVIKPEPNRMIRPARPAPTAPTTPASIGTSVIRISPVGRGMPVHSTVSNPWSEQSPPPRHPSVVTSMAQQQQQQQQQQQQQQHQQQQQQVQQQHQQQQQQQQQQQQQQQQQQQQQHQQLQQQGILLQHALTSNNGFPNPVELQEQNSQLLKPPHSPHVPLAAPPPQTLTHLHKTQEQPVDYAQPQQTQPIYLMHHSHQPDKKYLVIKNSMDVSPSSHVSSPDDKYRQGLINHLGQLPQLHPSQCQPPQSPVVVPSAHVDNKMSVVPQSDFQNTKIGLNVSTHTDLQRNQIQQQQQQQQQLQQPPPPPLSLPPPPSTSVVISATTAVTSTAPTSVFQHVIVQPSHMVQIPKPVPPREDIVKSNGVLYGSHDVSPAYQPHPPSLLSSTVRNWKKAFSWQPTVLEQPDVSPPPSALSPPLSAPPIPLSMGNIGDDTPGPGPDPITPAEEEDDDVFESEPTTPAEIEASSNKRRSQSLSALHTKDPQSPLKQTVKRTAMLQTKDPRIRRPMNAFMIFSKRHRAVVHQRHPNQDNRTVSKILGEWWYALGPDEKKKYHNLASEVKEAHFKAHPDWKWCSKDRRKSSTTSFKGGEPRGKLNSAGEEMDMGPPMDDVPLTPRTTEEIYVPATAVYNDVSTPEQTVNQISHPLHRVPETSAQNEPQDSTVKQEEDAAGSDDDQMVICEDPQPEIDLKCKDKMADSDNDVPQEEDGEKKNYTQGRFSPTNGQNVKNDLTCRPKPIKALLPSTGIETTTKYHHTSMDKGGTVSVLSTTYPYHSPVNPTGVSGFQPKGGAFITMPISPKVIKPEPVKSEQQQYSTQYSVNNLVSSVHTENGRNIPKFTSAPVLHTQQASPYLGPNTQHPRMYCGFHIPISETGNRNLSMQNLVAGNKAETPSVIVAKSYPVTTSNPSTPTHRGIGHSIARLAETDKKEPLIANHVQFYANNPKVEQDRKETMLSTPLDKLKQPLTPHTPHNNQINNDSSSNMTYCVEDQTIGRSNDSGPNKGTFMLAPTPAQLGRAPLQRRQSLAMPPTSSAGDHGSMMCQHFDNRAQSNQSQNSEQPSQQQQQQQQQEQQRQQQQQEQQRQQQQQQQQQQQQQQQQQQQQQQQQQQQQQQQPQTPCHPEPMASPSPSTKKGSFFKKNVEDGMDRVLEQVNFQEKFSSLPEFKPEDIQSPSAISLNTPAGTSVHTPGAPIHHASNLHGYRKKSGPGPHRSTMNEEDTESEVSASATPKSTASVKLTGNSFFPPDFNVDAFRLNAEASVDAETNSPRTPKTPGGGVVSSAGIARADNERGPRKVLEQRRQLVMQLFQDHGYFPSTQATSTFQAKHSDIFPNKTSLQLKIREVRQKLKANSTPMSASSLVSPLPVSESSPNVAGPLTAPPTSMGAPLSLPVSSSGS from the exons ATGCACCCAGCCGTTGTCGTCATTCTTTCTCCTTCGAGTCGCCACACTCCGGCCATCAGCAGCCTCCTCTCGTCTTTATGGATT CGTGAGAGAGGCGAGATGCTGACGGCACATCCGGAGATGCACGAGAAACGGGAAAGCCTGAGAGGCGGCGGCCAGTACGGGACAGGCGGGGGTGGCGGTGCGGCCACGATGGATGATAAATCGGAGCAACAACCACCCCCGCCACCTCCGCCACAGCGCGATCCTACAGATCCGAGCATAAGCGCTAAAAAACTTCCAAAGAAACGAAAGTTCGATCCGTCGGAACTCGAGGATATGGACATCACTAGTAACGTTGTTAGCAACGTTTCCAATATCGTCGGTAACGTTGGTGGCATTAGGACGAATCCTCCTCCTCCACCACCCGTGCAAACGGTCAATCAGTCTCCTCTCGTTCAACACTCGAACATACCGATCCTCCAGCCGCAAGCTTCGCCCCatcaacagcaacaacaacaacaacaacaacaacaaccaaCGGAGTGTTATCAG CAGGCATCTCCGGTGCAATCGGTAGTGGTTCTTCCCCCGCAGAGTACCGCGGTCGATTATTCGTTACGAGAGGAGCCGCAACGCCTGCGACCGCGTCAATCGACGGTGGCGATGGTTGATCTCGGCGAGTGGTGCGGAACAAGAGTTTTGGCGCTCAGGGATTCTCGTTATTATCCAGGTGTAATAAGAAATGCCTCGCACGGTGAAGTTTTTATCGAGTTCGACGGCGAGGGTAAATTAGTCAAGTATACGGATGTGTTTGGTGCGGGTAAATACGACGTGATAGGTGACGCGATACCGTCCCTGGAACAAGTGACTTTGGACGCGAAGGTCTGCTTCAAGTGTCCGACACCCAATGGTCACATCGATGCAATGACGAATGTTTTCGTTCGCGGGACTGTGTGCAAAATATTCGCCCCGACTAAACGTTTTTCGGTCAAAATACCGACGGACGGTGATCAAAGTGATAGTTATGTTGTTAAACGAGCCGATCTTAGACTCTTGCAACCACCCTGGGTAGATGAGTTGGAAGATGTGCTCAAAGAATCGGAGCCTATGAGGCCTGAATCCGTTG ATCACGGATATAGAAATACTCTCGAAGGGCCGGTACCGGGGCCAATACTTCAGCAACAGCTTCATCATCCACCCCACATGTCGGCTCACGAGACGAGCGCATATTACAGAACTGCTAGTACGAGTCCGTTAATGACACTCGGAACAACGGCGCACTCGGCAAACACGACACCGTGCAACGGTAGCCGGCCTTACGACGATTTGGACAGCGACGATGACTTAGGGAGGGAAGATATTACGTTTCCGTCGGACGCAG GGAGCAGTAAGAGAAGTAGTATGCAGAGCCGAGGAAGTACCAGTAGCCTAGTTGAGCAGCGTAGCATAACTCCTCGTTCTCAGGCAGCCACACCCAG ATCTCAGGCGGCAACGCCACACAAATATAACAAGGGTGACGTAGTGACAGCCGCGAGTGGTATTAGGAAGAAATTTAATGGAAAACAATGGCGTAGATTGTGTAGCAAAGAAGGTTGTTCCAAAGAGAGTCAACGGCGTGGCTATTGCTCTCGCCATCTTAGCTCCAAAGGTTCGGGATTTCGTGGTCCCACCGGCAATTTTCAGAG TGGGAAAGTCGATGGAGAAGAGACCTCAAGGGATTCCGACACTTCGCCCAATTATGTGGATCGAAGAATAGCTGGAAGATTCGATCAGGACGAAACTGAAGCTGCTAATATGTTAG TGTCTCTGGGTAGTTCGAGATCGGCAACTCCAGCGTTTTCCTCACCAACGGCTCACTCCTCGATATCGCCGTGTATAAACCAATCGCCGGTGCCGCCTCTGGGTCTCAACCAGAACAACGTTTTCATGCCGATCTCCAGTCCGGCGCACCACGCAACCTCCCTGATACCACCAGGGGCAAAATGGACTCAACCGACACAGCCAAATTTTGTCCCTCAGTATCAACAGCAAGTGATAAAACCCGAACCAAATCGTATGATACGACCGGCTAGGCCTGCGCCCACGGCTCCTACAACACCGGCGAGTATTGGCACTAGTGTTATACGAATTTCCCCTGTTGGACGAGGAATGCCGGTTCATTCCACTGTCTCGAATCCTTGGTCCGAGCAGAGTCCACCCCCAAGACATCCTTCGGTTGTCACTTCCATGgcacaacaacagcagcagcaacagcagcagcagcaacaacagcagcaccagcagcagcagcagcaagtaCAACAACAGcatcagcaacaacaacaacaacaacaacaacaacaacaacaacaacaacaacaacaacaacaacaacaccaACAACTCCAACAACAAGGAATCCTTCTACAACACGCCCTTACATCCAACAACGGTTTTCCTAATCCTGTAGAATTACAAGAACAAAATTCCCAGCTGTTAAAACCACCTCACTCGCCCCATGTACCACTCGCGGCTCCTCCACCTCAAACTTTAACTCATCTTCACAAAACACAGGAGCAACCGGTCGACTACGCTCAACCACAACAAACCCAGCCGATTTATCTGATGCATCATTCACATCAGCCAGACAAAAAGTATTTGGTTATAAAAAATAGCATGGACGTTTCCCCATCGTCGCATGTAAGCAGTCCCGATGACAAGTACAGACAGGGATTGATCAATCATCTCGGACAATTGCCACAGTTACATCCGAGTCAGTGTCAGCCTCCTCAATCACCCGTTGTTGTTCCGTCCGCGCATGTTGACAACAAGATGTCCGTTGTTCCACAA agtgattttcaaaatacCAAAATTGGTCTAAACGTCTCAACCCACACTGACCTACAGAGGAATCAAAtccagcagcaacagcagcagcaacaacaattaCAACAGCCTCCACCTCCGCCTCTATCCTTACCGCCGCCCCCTTCAACGAGCGTCGTTATCTCCGCTACAACCGCCGTCACGAGTACCGCTCCGACCAGTGTCTTCCAACATGTTATTGTCCAACCAAGTCACATGGTTCAAATACCAAAACCCGTGCCACCGAGAGAAGACATTGTCAAGAGCAACGGCGTACTTT ATGGGAGCCACGATGTATCTCCTGCATACCAGCCCCACCCCCCGTCATTACTCAGCAGTACAGTTCGCAACTGGAAAAAAG CTTTTTCCTGGCAGCCGACAGTCCTGGAACAACCGGATGTGAGTCCACCACCCTCGGCATTGAGTCCTCCCCTGAGCGCACCCCCGATACCTCTGAGCATGGGAAACATTGGTGACGATACGCCTGGGCCCGGTCCTGATCCTATAACCCCAGCTGAAGAAGAGGACGACGATGTTTTCGAATCTGAACCAACTACACCCGCCGAAATTGAAGCCAGCTCTAACAAGAGGCGCAGCCAATCACTCAGCGCTTTACACACCAAAGATCCTCAGAGTCCCTTGAAg CAAACTGTGAAAAGAACTGCGATGTTGCAGACCAAGGACCCCCGAATAAGACGACCGATGAATGCATTTATGATATTTTCGAAACGTCATCGCGCGGTTGTGCATCAACGACATCCGAATCAGGACAATCGTACAGTCTCGAAGATACTCGGTGAATGGTGGTACGCTCTTGGACccgatgagaagaaaaaatatcacaatcTCGCCTCGGAAGTTAAGGAAGCACATTTCAAGGCTCATCCTGACTGGAAATGGTGTAGCAAAGATCGAAGAAAATCATCGACTACCAGTTTCAAAGGTGGCGAACCTAGAGGCAAATTAAACAGTGCTGGTGAAGAAATGGATATGGGTCCACCTATGGACGATGTACCTCTCACGCCGAGAACAACCGAAGAAATTTATGTACCTGCTACTGCCGTCTACAATGATGTTTCCACTCCGGag CAAACCGTTAACCAAATTTCGCACCCTCTTCACCGAGTTCCCGAAACATCAGCGCAAAACGAGCCTCAAGACTCGACGGTAAAGCAGGAGGAAGACGCAGCTGGATCGGACGACGACCAGATGGTCATTTGCGAAGATCCCCAACCGGAAATTGATCTCAAATGCAAGGACAAAATGGCAGACAGCGATAACGACGTTCCTCAGGAGgaagacggagagaaaaaaaattatacgcaAGGAAGGTTTTCACCAACGAACGGTCAAAACGTTAAAAACGATTTGACTTGCCGTCCGAAGCCGATTAAAG CATTACTTCCATCGACGGGAATAGAAACAACGACCAAGTATCACCACACTTCCATGGACAAAGGGGGTACGGTTTCTGTCCTTTCAACGACTTATCCTTATCACAGTCCGGTTAATCCAACGGGAGTTTCGGGTTTTCAACCGAAAGGAGGAGCCTTTATAACAATGCCAATATCGCCAAAAGTCATAAAGCCGGAGCCGGTTAAAAGTGAACAACAACAATACAGCACACAGTACAGCGTGAATAATTTAGTGTCCAGCGTTCATACAGAAAACGGACGGAATATTCCAAAATTCACATCCGCTCCTGTTCTCCATACG CAGCAGGCCTCGCCGTATCTTGGCCCGAACACTCAGCACCCAAGGATGTACTGCGGTTTTCACATCCCCATATCCG AGACTGGGAATCGtaatttatcgatgcagaactTAGTTGCTGGCAACAAAGCTGAAACACCAAGTGTGATAGTTGCGAAATCGTACCCAGTCACGACCTCTAATCCGAGTACACCCACTCATCGAGGAATCGGTCACTCTATAGCGCGACTTGCGGAAACGGACAAGAAGGAGCCTCTGATTGCAAATCACGTCCAATTCTACG CGAATAACCCAAAAGTCGAGCAAGACAGAAAAGAAACGATGTTATCAACGCCGTTGGACAAACTTAAACAACCGTTGACACCTCACACGCCCCACAACAATCAGATCAACAACGATTCTTCTTCGAATATGACCTATTGCGTGGAAGATCAAACGATTGGGAGAAGTAATGATTCTGGGCCGAACAAAGGTACGTTTATGCTCGCACCAACCCCGGCGCAACTTGGTCGGGCACCTCTGCAAAGGAGACAATCATTGG caaTGCCTCCCACATCAAGTGCAGGAGACCATGGGTCCATGATGTGTCAACATTTCGATAATCGAGCACAATCGAATCAGTCGCAAAACTCTGAACAACCATctcaacagcaacaacaacagcagcaacaggaGCAGCAAcgacaacagcagcaacaggaGCAGCAAcgacaacagcagcaacagcaacaacagcagcagcagcagcaacaacaacaacaacaacaacaacaacaacaacaacaacaacaacaacaacaacaaccgcAAACACCCTGTCACCCTGAACCCATGGCTTCACCTTCTCCATCGACGAAAAAAGGCTCCTTCTTCAAGAAAAATGTCGAGGACGGAATGGACAGAGTTCTCGAGCAGGTCAACTTTCAGGAGAAGTTTTCTTCCCTGCCGGAATTCAAACCCGAAGACATACAAAGTCCAAGTGCTATCAGCTTGAACACTCCGGCCGGGACCTCGGTTCATACACCCGGAGCTCCAATTCATCATGCCTCAAACTTACACGGTTACCGTAAAAAATCTGGTCCCGGTCCTCATAGATCCACAA TGAATGAGGAGGATACGGAGTCAGAAGTATCAGCATCCGCAACACCGAAGTCAACAGCAAGTGTGAAATTAACGGGAAACTCATTTTTCCCCCCTGATTTCAACGTGGACGCGTTCAGATTGAATGCGGAGGCGAGTGTCGACGCTGAGACGAATTCGCCCCGAACGCCAAAGACACCGGGTGGCGGGGTGGTCAGTTCGGCCGGAATCGCGCGGGCTGATAACGAGCGAGGGCCAAGAAAAGTATTGGAACAAAGAAGGCAACTAGTGATGCAACTGTTTCAGGACCACGGTTATTTTCCATCGACCCAGGCGACGTCAACCTTTCAAGCGAAACATTCAGACATTTTCCCAAACAAGACGAGCCTGCAGCTTAAGATCCGTGAAGTACGTCAAAAGTTGAAAGCGAACTCGACACCGATGAGCGCCAGCAGCCTAGTTAGCCCTCTACCCGTCTCGGAGTCGTCTCCAAACGTTGCTG GACCCTTGACCGCTCCTCCTACGTCAATGGGAGCTCCGCTTTCACTGCCCGTAAGCAGTAGTGGCAGCTAG